The nucleotide sequence TTCAAAGGAAGGGAGCCAGGTCATTTGGTAAAGGAAATTTCAAAGCTTTATTTGAAGCTATTGAGCGGGAGCAAGAACTCAGGGGAACTCTGTAATTGTTTCTAATAATTATAAAAGAAGCGAAACTTTCCATCGCTTCTTTTTTTTGTAAATAATTTCATCGCGGATAATTAACTCAAAAAGTACTTTTCATAAAATTGAATTTGGAATTTAAAAATTCCAATAGCTGATGTCATTCATCATAAAACAATGGGTTGGCGATTTACAATTCAGCTTCTGAAATTTTTTTTTGAAATCAAAATTTTAATGATTGTTCGCATCGTTTAGAAAATTTTTTCCCTTATTCACATTATTGTGTTTATAAAAATGTAAAAGAAAATTTTTGTTAAGAATTAATTCAGACGTATTTTGATGAAAATTTTAAACTATGGCTACAAAAAAGAAAGCAGCAAAAAAGGCTGCAAAGAAAGCGGCTCCTAAAAAAGGTGCTGCAAAAAAAAGTGGTGGCAGTAGCGGTGGTGCTAATAAAAAAATGAAATAATTAGCACACGCTATTTTAATAAGGGGCGCTAAAAATTTAGCGCCCCTTATTTTTTTGTAAAGAATCCAACCTTGATTGATATTACCGATCAGCGTTTAATTAAAATATTCCTGGCTGCAATTAATCTAAGCCCGGTGAACGTTGAAAATTTTCAGCAATAAATAATTAAACGATCAATTGTTTGCTGTAACTATATAGCAATACAAAACAAACTTAACCCATGAAAAATGTGAAAGCCCAAAGTGTTTTTACATTAAATTTGCCATCCTTAGAATTAATTTCGGGGTGTAGCGCAGTTGGCTAGCGTGCCACGTTCGGGACGTGGAGGTCGGAGGTTCGAGTCCTCTCACCCCGACATAATTACATCTTAAACCTGTTTTATCCTGCTTCCGGTGTAATACACTTGCAAATTAACATTTGCCTCCTTAGCTCAGTTGGTAGAGCAACTGATTCGTAATCAGTAGGTCGAGGGTTCAAGTCCCTTGGGAGGCTCTGGTGTAATATGATATCTTAATAATATAGCTGCCATTCCTTGTTTGTTTATTTTATGGAGAAGAATTTAGTTTTCTAAATGTATCTTCCATTCTTAATAAAAGTATAGTAACAATAGTAAGTCGGAAATTCCTATAACATTTTACAGTATATGGAAAATAGTCTGCTGGCAAACTTGCGCAAGGATTATCAATCAAAACTTCTGGATGAAAAAAGTATTAATGTAAATCCCCTTCAGCAATTTGAAACCTGGTTCGATGAGGCCATTGAATCTAAGCTTCCTGAACCAAATGCCATGACGATTGCAACCTGTGGTATTGATTTTAAACCTTCAGCACGCATCGTTTTATTAAAGGGAATTGAAAACGGTTCGTTTTTATTTTATACTAATTATCAAAGCCGGAAAGGAAAAGAACTACTATGGAATCCCTACGCAGCGTTGCTTTTTTTCTGGAATGAATTACATCGTCAGGTCAGAATTGAAGGACGGGTTGAAAAAACTTCATCTGAAATCTCAGATGCTTATTTTGAGAGCAGACCTTTCGGTAGTCAATTAAGTGCACTTGTTTCGCCGCAAAGTGAAATAATTCAGGACAGAGATTGGCTCGAAGAAAAGCTGGATATAGCAAGAAAGCAGTTTGATCCAAATCCCCTCAAGCGACCACGGCAATGGGGAGGTTACCGGCTAATTCCTAATTCATTCGAATTTTGGCAGGGACGCCCTAACAGGTTGCATGACCGTATTCTGTTTACCCAAATTGCTAATGGGTGGAAGATGGAAAGGTTAGGTCCATAAACGCCGTAATCGCAATTCAAAAAAAACTAGTATTTATTTAGGTTCTTTTTTTCGTACCGTTCTTTTTACCGGTTCTGCCTTTGGTGGCTCGGACTCAGTAACGGTTGCAGGTTTTACTAAAGGTGTAGTTTCAGTTTTCCTTTTACGACTATTGCCATATGACCCTTTAAATATTTTTCCTTTCTTACTTTTTTTATCTCCTTTACCCATAAGAAACTTTTTAGTAATTAATATGACTCACAAAGGTGCTTTATAAATGATACATTCCTCAATCGATATGTTAAATTTTATGTTTGACTATTATTTAACCTTTGAGGCAAACTCTTTACCTGCCTTAAACCTGACAACCTTTTTTGCAGCAATATTAATGGTAGTTCCCGTTTGCGGATTTCGGCCTTTACGGGCAGAACGACGGGAAACACTAAAAGTACCAAAACCAACAAGGGTGATCTTACCTCCTTTTTTTAACGTCATCATTGTAGTGCTGATAAAAGAATCTAATGCGCTACCTGCTTGAGCTTTGGAAATTTTTGAATCGCCGGATATTTTTGCAATCAGTTGCCCTTTATTCATTATTGGAGTTTTATTAGTGAAACAATCGTTGTCTTAAGCAGTTCAAAAATATGTGCTTTCATGCATATTCCAAATGTTTAGTAAGTTATTTTAGTTAAAGATAAACAGCTATAGGATTAAAAGATGTCATTCCCTCTATTTGTGAGAAAATATTGAGACTTATTCCTTAATAGAATAGTTGCACATTGTGTTATTTACTTTGCAATTTAGCTGGTATCAGGAGATTTTACTCCACTGTTTTTCTTTTTTAGATTGTGATACCAGGAATCTTTTAATCATAATATGATCAGGCCGTTCTAACTCGGAATCGATTTCCAAAATCTTTTCTGCTTCCATCCTGGCGCTTTGAAGAATTTTTTGATCTTTTGTCAGGTCTGCAATTTGGAAAGTATCAATACCGGATTGCTGAGTTCCCTGAATGTTACCCGGCCCCCTCAATCGCAGATCTTCATCCGCTATTACAAAACCATCAGTTGTTTTGGTCATGATTTGCATGCGTGCGCGAGCTTCACTACTAAGCCTTTCTCCTGTAAGCAAAATACAATACGATTGATTAGCCCCTCTCCCTACCCTTCCACGTAATTGATGCAACTGCGAGAGGCCAAACCTTTCAGCACTTTCAATCACTATTACATTGGCATTTGGGATATCTACACCTACCTCAATCACGGTAGTCGCAACCATAATATTCGTTTCATTCCGGATGAACCTATCCATTTCAAAATTACGGGCGTCGGCCTTCATCTTTCCATGAACAATGCTTATTGCAAACTCCGGAAGTGGAAAGGCCCGGGAAATACTTTCGTATCCATCCATTAAAAACTTATAGTCCTGTTTTTCAGATTCTTCAATCAGCGGGTATACTACATATATTTGTCTGCCCGATTTAATTTGCTCCTTCATAAAACCAAAAACTCTTAACCTGGCAGCATCGCTGCGATGGACCGTTTTAATATTCTTTCGACCCGGAGGCAATTCATCAATAACAGAGAGATCGAGATCTCCATATAATGTCATTGCAAGAGTTCGTGGTATCGGTGTTGCAGTCATCACTAGTACATGTGGTGGGCGTTTATTCTTCGACCAAAGAAGGGCACGCTGCTCTACACCAAAACGGTGTTGCTCATCAATTACTGCCAGTCCCAGGTTGCTGAATATCACCTGGGCTTCAATTAAAGCATGAGTGCCAATGATCAATTGAATCTCACCGGATTTCAGTTTTTCCAGGGTATTCTTTCTGGAACTGCCTTTTACGCCGGAAGTTAGTAAGTCAATATTTATTGAAAGCCCGGCTGCAAGATCAGTCAGATTTCTGAAATGCTGCTGCACTAAAATTTCTGTAGGCACCATCAGGCAGGCCTGAAATCCGTTATTAATCGCCATTAATACTGTTAGGAATGAAACAATTGTTTTACCGCTTCCAACATCTCCCTGCAAGAGTCTATTCATTTGTTTGCCTGATAGCAGATCGGTTCGGATTTCTTTAATAACCCGCTTTTGAGCATTCGTGAGCTCAAAAGGTAATTTCTCTTTGTAAAAAATATTGAAAAGCGGATCCAGCCTGGGAAACAGAAACCCAGCAGAATCATTTTTTCTTCCAAGTTTTAATTGGAGAATGTGCAACTGGGAAAAAAAAAGTTCTTCAAATTTAAACCGAAAACGAGACTGCTCTGCATCGATTTCACTATGTGGCTGGTGAATTTGTTTGAATGCAGTAAAACGATCCGGTAGTTTAAAATGATCTAAAATTTCGCCATTGAGATTTTCCTCAATATCTGCCCGGTTCAACATTAGGAGCAGATCTCTTACTATTTTTTCAATTCCAATACTATGTAATCCCCGCGACTTTAATTTTTCCGTAGAAGAATATACAGGCTGCAATCTTCCTTCTATCGCCGGTGAATTTGTTTGATAGGCTGAAATTTCAGGATGAACGATTGAATATTTTCCTTTAAATAAACCCGGTTTACCAAACACTACATATTTTTTTCCAACCTCTATATTTTTTTCAATCCACCGTATTTCCTTAAACCAAACCAGTTCTATTTCCCCTGTTTCATCCACGAGATAGGCAATAAACCTCTTCCCTTTCTTTTCGCCGAGCATATTAATTTCTGCAATTTTTCCTACAATCTGGGCAAAGGCGGTAGCCGGGGTTAGCTGGTTTATTTTGTAAAATTTTGTTCTGTCTACATAACGAAATGGAAAGTGTTGCAATAAATCTCCAAAGGTGTAAATACTCAGTTCCTTTTTTAATAAATCAGCACGTTGAGGGCCTATACCTTTAAGGTATTCAATAGGAGTTAAAAGAATTTTGTTAATCTGAGCCATTTTAAAAATAGTCGAAAATAAAATTGAGTAAAAGGTTAATAAATTAGTTTACTAAAATTATATTGATACATTTTCAGTCATTGAGAAACTTCAATTTGTTTAAAACTGATAACCATGTTTACTAGCTTATTGGCACGAAAAGAGAAAATAAAACGATTTGGCAACGGTTACCAATTACTACAGAAGGTAATACAACCATTACAAAGAGAAGTATTGTTTTTCCGGGCACGACGCAATGTCTGGAACATTAATGAAATAGTAATTCATATTGCTGATCTGGAGGCAGGTGCTTATGTGAATTTCAGAAGAGCTATTGCAGAACCTACAGAAACAATTTTCGCTTTTGATAAAGATTTGTGGGTGGAATCTCTCGGATACTATAGTCAGCCACTAGAAGCATCACTAAAACTTTTTCGCCTATTAAGAGCCAGCAATTATCTATTGCTTAAAAACATACCTTCTGATGCCTGGTTAAATACAGTAAATTATCAAAGACACGGACAAATTTCTCTGGAAGATTTGATGGACCTGTATGATCAACAATTAAGTAAAGCTTTTGAAGAAATAGAAGATATTCACTCAGCCTGGAAAAAGCAACAGGTAAATATTTAAAATATTCCAGAGTTTGAGGCCTTGTTAATACCATGCAATTTAATTGTTCGTTCGTAACTATTAAGGAATCTGTGTTCTTATTATTGTACAATTGTAAATTAGTAATCACAATAGGATTGTACCTTGCGCCCCTTCTATTAAAATTATCCATAAAATAATCCTATAAATGAAGAAAATACTTACAGTTGCTCTTTTTATAGTAACTACCCAATCGTTTGCTCAGACAGTGGGAAGCGTTCGGTTTGGATTACAATTTAGCCCACAGTTGAGCTGGATGGGTAATTCAGGTAACGTTACAAGAAGTGGAAGCAGGTTTGGACTGGCTTACGGCCTGTTAACTGAATTTTATATTCCAAAGAATTATGCTCTAGCTACTGGTTTAGGTGTTTCATATGAGGGCGGAGAACTGACTTACAATGATGCTTCTACTATGTTCAATTCCTTTGCAAACAGATCTTTTTCTTCCGGTACTTCAGTTGTCTATCGTCTTGAATACATAGAAATCCCTGTATCAATAAAGCTTAAAACAAATCAGATTGGTTATGTTACCTATTATGGGCAATTTGGTCTGATGGGAAGCATAAATATTAAATCGCGGGCAGACATTACTTCACAGACGGGCACTATTACTGAAATAATGAACAAGGTAGATTTTGGAAAAGATGTTACACCAGCAAACCTCGCATTATTAATCGGCGGTGGAATTGAATATGAATTATCCGGAAATACTGCTGTCAATGCCGGTTTGCAATTCACAAACGGCTTTATTGACATTACTGATAATCCAAAAAATTTCGTTTCAAAAAATATAATGAACCATCTTCGGCTTCAACTCGGAATTTTCTTTTAATAAGAGATTCCTGACTATGTTAATATACCATCTAAGCTTAAAACAATTTAAAATTACCCTAAGTAAGAATTTCCGATAAGTATAAAGGGATAATAATTGCGAATTGATAGAATACTATATTTAACTCCAATAATCCCGGTAAATGAAGATTGCGCTTGCACAGCAGAACTACCTGATAGGAGATTTTGAAGGTAATCGGACAAAAATTATTGCTGGAATCCGGGAAGCCAAAACGATGGGCGCTGATTTGGTATTATTCTCTGAACTGTGCGTATGCGGCTATCCACCCAGAGATTTTCTGGAATTTTCAGATTTTATAAATCAATGCAAAGAATCGGTCAGCCTCATTGCTCAGGAGGCCCAGGGAATTGGTGTTTTGGTCGGTGCTCCATCTGTCAATTCTAGTCCGGAAGGAAAAGATTTATACAATTCAGCGCATTTTCTGTATGATGGCAAGGTGCAGTACATCATCAATAAATCGCTATTACCAAACTATGATGTATTTGATGAATACCGTTATTTTGAACCAAATCAAAGTTTTGGAGTGTATGATTTCATGGGAAGAAGAATAGGGTTAACGGTATGTGAAGATATCTGGAATGAAGGCATCAATCCATTATACATTACTACACCGGTTGAAAAACTTAAAGAGTTCGGTCCTGATTATTTACTCAATATTTCCGCATCTCCATTTGATCACAATAAGGCTGTTAACAGAATTGAATTACTAAGTGGTTTAGCAAAAGAATATCACCTTCCTATTTTTTATTGCAACTGTGTAGGGGCACAAACTGAATTAATTTTCGACGGAGGCTCCCTCGTAATTGCTCCTGACGGGAAAGTATTCGATGAAATGAATTATTTCTCCGAACAGGTAAAAGTGTATGACCTGGATGAAGTAATTACGAATAAAAAAAAATCGTTTGAGCAGCCAAAAAAAAGAATTAACCTAATGCAAGATGCATTACTTACCGGCATCAGGGACTATTTCTCTAAGATGAATTTCCAGAAAGCCATTCTGGGATTGAGCGGAGGTATTGATTCAGCAGTTGTGGCGTGTCTGGCAACAGATGCATTGGGTAAAAAGAATGTGAAGGCCTTGCTGATGCCATCAGAATATTCTTCAACAAGCTCCATTACTGACGCCAGGCAATTGGCAGAAACTTTGGGAATCGATTACAGCATAATTACCATAAAAGAAGTTTATGAATCGTGCTTAGGTGTACTTAACCCATTGTTCCAAAATCAGCCTTTTGATGTTACTGAAGAAAATATCCAGGCCCGCATACGAGCTATTTTTTTAATGGCCATGTGTAACAAGCATCATTATATTTTGCTCAATACTTCTAATAAAAGTGAAATGGCAGTTGGATATGGAACTTTGTATGGTGATATGTGTGGTGGTATTTCTGTTCTCGGTGATGTTTATAAAACGGAAGTAATAGAACTCGCCCATTATATTAATGAGAAGGAAGAGATCATTCCTGTAAACACTATAACCAAACCTCCTTCTGCAGAACTGCGGCCAGATCAAAGAGATTCAGACTCACTTCCCGAATATGAAGTACTCGATAAAATTCTGTTCCAATATATAGAACACCGGAAAGGCCCTTTAGAGTTAATTAAGATGGGTTTTGAAAAGCCGCTTATTGATCGTATCCTGAAGCTTGTAAACACCAATGAGCACAAACGCTACCAGGCAGCCCCTGTACTGCGGGTCTCCCAAAAAGCTTTCGGCTCTGGGAGGCGGTTGCCGATTGTTGCAAAATATCTTGCCTGATCCAAATGGATTTGTTAATTTTAAGAGGCATCAACTTATGGAAACTTTTATACTTAAAACGTCTGCTTTTCATATGACAGAGGAGGAGTTCTTTGATTTCTGCCAGCAAAATGACACGCTGCATATTGAGCGGAATGAAAATGGCGAAATTATAGTTAGTGAGCCGTCCGGAAATTATACCAGTATGTTAAACATTAAGCTGGTAACAAAACTCGAAAATTGGAATGAGCAATACCAGCTGGGATATGCATTCAATACCGACGCAGGTTTTACGCTTCCAAATCACGCAGTTCTATCACCGGATGCTGCCTGGATTCGGAAAGAACGGTTTGATAGCCTTTCTGAAGCAGATAAAGAACGGTTTGCACATATTTGTCCCGACTTTGTGATTGAATTAAAATCCCCATCGGACTCACTTAAAGATTTAAAACTAAAAATGCTGGAGTGGATACAAAATGGTTGCCGTTTCGCATTACTTATTAATCCACAGGAACAGAGGGTATTGATTTACAGGGAAAATGGAACAACAGAGGACCGGTCTTTCAGGGAAAAAATTTCAGGTGAAGAGATCCTTCCCGGTTTTGAGTTGGATTTAAATTTTATTAAAATATAGACCTTAATCAAGTCTTCGAATATATTAATCCAGAAAGGAATTGGCCCTTAATATTTGAAAGTCAAAATTTAATTCAATAAAATTTCTTCCCCCTCCTTATCATAGAAATGATATTCCATAATGCCCATGTTATCAGTAGAATCAACATTCACCCAGCGCTTCAGCGTTAACCACCAGTTCATTCTCATGGAAGGAAATCCTTTGGTTATATATGCTTCTATATAAGGATGCACGAAAAGTGTAATCTTTTTCTGATTATTTTTAGTTACAATGTGCTTTAGATTTTTTACAATTTCATCCATAATAAGAATGGAAGGTCCAATCTTTCCTGTGCCATTACAGGAAGGACATGCTTCATCTGTTTCGATATTAACCTGAGGTTTAACTCTTTGGCGTGTTATCTGTATAATTCCAAATTTATTCAGGGGCAAAACAGTATGCCGGGCTTTGTCAAGCTTCATAGCATCTGTTATTTTTTTATTTAACAGACGTTTATTTTCCAGACTTTTAACATCAATAAAGTCAATAACAATAATTCCTCCTATATCTCGCAGCCGGAGTTGCCGGGCAATTTCTTCTGCCGCCTCCAGGTTTACGGTCATTGCATTGGCTTCCTGCGTTTCGTCATTAGACATCTTATGACCACTATTCACATCAATAACATGTAGTGCTTCGGTATGTTCAATTATGAGATAAGCACCGCTGGCGAGATTTACTGTTTTACCGAAGGCAAATTTTATTTGCTTCGTAATGTCAAACTGATCGAATAATGGCGTACGGCCAGTATAAAGCTGGACTATATCTTCTTTTTCAGGCGCAATCCTTTCAATGTAATTCCTGATCTCCTGAAAAATGTCTTTTGAATTTACTACAATACGATTAAAGGACGGATTAAGCATATCCCTTAGAAGCGTTGAAGTTTTACTCATTTCGCTGGAAACTTTTTTGGGCGCTTCAGATGCCCTCAGGTTAGCTTTCAGCTGCTTCCATTTCTCCATCAAATGTGACATATCTTCATGAAGATCCTGCACTGACTTGCCTTCAGCGAGTGTTCGCAGAATCACTCCAAAATTTTTTGGCCGGATACTTTCCAGTAAACGCAGCAGTCTCCGCCTTTCATCACTTGAAGTGATTTTTTTAGAAATGCTGATGGTATTTGTAAAAGGAATTAAAACCAGGTATCTGCCTGGCAGCGAAATATCGCAGGATAGACGATGGCCTTTAGTTGAAATGGGTTCTTTTGTGATTTGAACCATTAAAGGCTGCCGTTTGGAAATATTATTCGCAATTTTTCCCGTTTTTTGAGTCTCGGGCTCGAGCTTAAAATCGGCAAGATCATCTCCTATGGTTCCATCAAAAGCAAGCTTGGAGAATTTCTGAAGGGACCGTATTTGCGGTCCGAGATCGGAATAATGCAGGAATCCATTTTTGGGCTGTCCAATATCAATAAAAGCAGCATTTAAGCCCGGCAATATTTTAACCACTTTGGCTAGAATAATATCGCCAATGGCCATGCTCTGATTGAGCTTCTCCTGGTGAAGCTCAACTAATGTTTTATCCTCGAGCAAAGCAATTTCCACTCCGTTTGATCCGGAGTCAATTATAAGTTCCCTATCCACAGTACATTATTTTCAAAATCCCTCTCGGGAATGCACCACGTTGCAGGAAAAGTGGAAAGCCAATGGAAGAGAGCAGAACCAGGAAATATCAGACTAATTCATAAACTGAGGTTCTTGCCGAAAATCTTTTTCGTAACACAATGTTGCCT is from Chitinophagales bacterium and encodes:
- the recG gene encoding ATP-dependent DNA helicase RecG encodes the protein MAQINKILLTPIEYLKGIGPQRADLLKKELSIYTFGDLLQHFPFRYVDRTKFYKINQLTPATAFAQIVGKIAEINMLGEKKGKRFIAYLVDETGEIELVWFKEIRWIEKNIEVGKKYVVFGKPGLFKGKYSIVHPEISAYQTNSPAIEGRLQPVYSSTEKLKSRGLHSIGIEKIVRDLLLMLNRADIEENLNGEILDHFKLPDRFTAFKQIHQPHSEIDAEQSRFRFKFEELFFSQLHILQLKLGRKNDSAGFLFPRLDPLFNIFYKEKLPFELTNAQKRVIKEIRTDLLSGKQMNRLLQGDVGSGKTIVSFLTVLMAINNGFQACLMVPTEILVQQHFRNLTDLAAGLSINIDLLTSGVKGSSRKNTLEKLKSGEIQLIIGTHALIEAQVIFSNLGLAVIDEQHRFGVEQRALLWSKNKRPPHVLVMTATPIPRTLAMTLYGDLDLSVIDELPPGRKNIKTVHRSDAARLRVFGFMKEQIKSGRQIYVVYPLIEESEKQDYKFLMDGYESISRAFPLPEFAISIVHGKMKADARNFEMDRFIRNETNIMVATTVIEVGVDIPNANVIVIESAERFGLSQLHQLRGRVGRGANQSYCILLTGERLSSEARARMQIMTKTTDGFVIADEDLRLRGPGNIQGTQQSGIDTFQIADLTKDQKILQSARMEAEKILEIDSELERPDHIMIKRFLVSQSKKEKQWSKIS
- a CDS encoding Uma2 family endonuclease, with protein sequence METFILKTSAFHMTEEEFFDFCQQNDTLHIERNENGEIIVSEPSGNYTSMLNIKLVTKLENWNEQYQLGYAFNTDAGFTLPNHAVLSPDAAWIRKERFDSLSEADKERFAHICPDFVIELKSPSDSLKDLKLKMLEWIQNGCRFALLINPQEQRVLIYRENGTTEDRSFREKISGEEILPGFELDLNFIKI
- a CDS encoding PorT family protein, which produces MKKILTVALFIVTTQSFAQTVGSVRFGLQFSPQLSWMGNSGNVTRSGSRFGLAYGLLTEFYIPKNYALATGLGVSYEGGELTYNDASTMFNSFANRSFSSGTSVVYRLEYIEIPVSIKLKTNQIGYVTYYGQFGLMGSINIKSRADITSQTGTITEIMNKVDFGKDVTPANLALLIGGGIEYELSGNTAVNAGLQFTNGFIDITDNPKNFVSKNIMNHLRLQLGIFF
- a CDS encoding 30S ribosomal protein THX, coding for MGKGDKKSKKGKIFKGSYGNSRKRKTETTPLVKPATVTESEPPKAEPVKRTVRKKEPK
- a CDS encoding HU family DNA-binding protein; translated protein: MNKGQLIAKISGDSKISKAQAGSALDSFISTTMMTLKKGGKITLVGFGTFSVSRRSARKGRNPQTGTTINIAAKKVVRFKAGKEFASKVK
- the pdxH gene encoding pyridoxamine 5'-phosphate oxidase codes for the protein MENSLLANLRKDYQSKLLDEKSINVNPLQQFETWFDEAIESKLPEPNAMTIATCGIDFKPSARIVLLKGIENGSFLFYTNYQSRKGKELLWNPYAALLFFWNELHRQVRIEGRVEKTSSEISDAYFESRPFGSQLSALVSPQSEIIQDRDWLEEKLDIARKQFDPNPLKRPRQWGGYRLIPNSFEFWQGRPNRLHDRILFTQIANGWKMERLGP
- a CDS encoding NAD+ synthase; its protein translation is MKIALAQQNYLIGDFEGNRTKIIAGIREAKTMGADLVLFSELCVCGYPPRDFLEFSDFINQCKESVSLIAQEAQGIGVLVGAPSVNSSPEGKDLYNSAHFLYDGKVQYIINKSLLPNYDVFDEYRYFEPNQSFGVYDFMGRRIGLTVCEDIWNEGINPLYITTPVEKLKEFGPDYLLNISASPFDHNKAVNRIELLSGLAKEYHLPIFYCNCVGAQTELIFDGGSLVIAPDGKVFDEMNYFSEQVKVYDLDEVITNKKKSFEQPKKRINLMQDALLTGIRDYFSKMNFQKAILGLSGGIDSAVVACLATDALGKKNVKALLMPSEYSSTSSITDARQLAETLGIDYSIITIKEVYESCLGVLNPLFQNQPFDVTEENIQARIRAIFLMAMCNKHHYILLNTSNKSEMAVGYGTLYGDMCGGISVLGDVYKTEVIELAHYINEKEEIIPVNTITKPPSAELRPDQRDSDSLPEYEVLDKILFQYIEHRKGPLELIKMGFEKPLIDRILKLVNTNEHKRYQAAPVLRVSQKAFGSGRRLPIVAKYLA
- a CDS encoding Rne/Rng family ribonuclease — translated: MDRELIIDSGSNGVEIALLEDKTLVELHQEKLNQSMAIGDIILAKVVKILPGLNAAFIDIGQPKNGFLHYSDLGPQIRSLQKFSKLAFDGTIGDDLADFKLEPETQKTGKIANNISKRQPLMVQITKEPISTKGHRLSCDISLPGRYLVLIPFTNTISISKKITSSDERRRLLRLLESIRPKNFGVILRTLAEGKSVQDLHEDMSHLMEKWKQLKANLRASEAPKKVSSEMSKTSTLLRDMLNPSFNRIVVNSKDIFQEIRNYIERIAPEKEDIVQLYTGRTPLFDQFDITKQIKFAFGKTVNLASGAYLIIEHTEALHVIDVNSGHKMSNDETQEANAMTVNLEAAEEIARQLRLRDIGGIIVIDFIDVKSLENKRLLNKKITDAMKLDKARHTVLPLNKFGIIQITRQRVKPQVNIETDEACPSCNGTGKIGPSILIMDEIVKNLKHIVTKNNQKKITLFVHPYIEAYITKGFPSMRMNWWLTLKRWVNVDSTDNMGIMEYHFYDKEGEEILLN